In Desulfuromonas acetexigens, the genomic stretch CTTGGTCGCCTCGGAAGACTTGTCGGCGAGCTTCTTGATTTCGTCGGAGATGACCAGAAAGCCCCGCCCCTGCTCCCCCGCCCGGGAAGCCTCGATGGAGGCGTTCATCGCCAGGATGGTGGTGCGGGTGGCGATTTCGGAAATCAGTTCCGAAATGGTGCCAACTTCGAGCAGCCGCTCGGAGAGGGATTTCATCTTTTTGTTGATCGCCTGCACGGTCACGCGGATCAGCTGCATGCCCTCGATGTTGCGGTTGACCAGCTCGTTCCCCTGCCCGGTCGCCTGGTCCACCCGCAACGACGCCTCCTGGGCGAGGAGGGCCTTGTTGGCGATCTCTTGAGTCGCATCGGAGGTCTGGTTGACCGCCATCGTCGCTTCCTGCACCTTCCCCGCCTGGACCTCGGCACCCGCTTCCATATCGCGGAAGATCCGCAGCAGGTTATGGGTTTCGCTGCCGACCTCAACGGCACGCTGGCGGGTTTCGCTCATCAGTTCGCCGAGGCTCTCCACCATCAGGTTGTAGGCGTCCGCGATCGAGCCGAAGGCGTCGGCGGTCACCGGCGCTTTGACCGTCAGGTCGCCGTCGGCCGCCTCGCTGACGACTTCGAGGAAGCCGATCAGGTTCTGCTCGGTCATCTGCCGTTCCTGGTCGGTCTGAACGTAGCGCTTGAGTTGGGCCATGGTGTCGTTGAAACTTTCGGCAACGGGGGCGAAGGCCCCGCCGTCGGCAACCTCCACCATCTCCTGCTCCCCCTTGCCGACGGCCTGAATACCGGCGGTCAGTCGCTGCAGAACGCCATCCAGCCGACGCGAGACGAGCAGCGCCATGCCCAGAGCGAGAAGCAGGGCAGCCGCCGCCGCTCCCGGCAGCGCCAGGTTCATGGTCGTGCGGAAGCTGGCGACTTGGGCCTGCTCTTCGGCCAAGGTTTCAAGAAGTTTTTCGCGAAAGCCGAGGGTTGCGACCTCCAGATCCTGGGCCTGCTCCTGATAGGCGGCATAGGCCTCGGCCGCCTCCAAATAGGAACGACCGCCCAGCACTTCCTCGGCTAGGGGGGAGAGTCTTTGCAGGGTCTGGAGCTGCGCCGTCTCAATGCGCTTGAGAAACTGCCGACCATCCTGGGAACGATCGACGAAGCCGTAACTCCCCGTACTTTGGGCCATGCGACCTTCCATGGTCTGCAGTTCGGCCAGCATCCGGCCGATCTCCTGATAGGTATCGCGCAGCTGCTCATGGCCGGCGAGGGCCTTTTCGGAAGGGGCGCCGTCTTTCCGGTCCAGAGCGGCGATAAGGAAAAACTCTTTCTCGAAACGGCGTG encodes the following:
- a CDS encoding methyl-accepting chemotaxis protein, whose translation is MATPQNRGSSLRGKLLGLTLFSALVFLACGGIAYYAFSVTHGTLRDITESIVPRLTLIDQVNAKVNAARRFEKEFFLIAALDRKDGAPSEKALAGHEQLRDTYQEIGRMLAELQTMEGRMAQSTGSYGFVDRSQDGRQFLKRIETAQLQTLQRLSPLAEEVLGGRSYLEAAEAYAAYQEQAQDLEVATLGFREKLLETLAEEQAQVASFRTTMNLALPGAAAAALLLALGMALLVSRRLDGVLQRLTAGIQAVGKGEQEMVEVADGGAFAPVAESFNDTMAQLKRYVQTDQERQMTEQNLIGFLEVVSEAADGDLTVKAPVTADAFGSIADAYNLMVESLGELMSETRQRAVEVGSETHNLLRIFRDMEAGAEVQAGKVQEATMAVNQTSDATQEIANKALLAQEASLRVDQATGQGNELVNRNIEGMQLIRVTVQAINKKMKSLSERLLEVGTISELISEIATRTTILAMNASIEASRAGEQGRGFLVISDEIKKLADKSSEATKQIGGIIKAIQTEAGEVTSALEEETRTVEEQTRLAKDTGESFARIEEAIGGSKAVVEEITLLSENQRSLTNEAVGFMEAVSSLSLTTGVMVKDSAHITEGLNALSENLLTALAQFRLPGEDENLEELMADDAVVDLLEPAEAETLAEGAGVEEEDDDELIDFDAVPGESFDLTESR